Proteins found in one Sorghum bicolor cultivar BTx623 chromosome 1, Sorghum_bicolor_NCBIv3, whole genome shotgun sequence genomic segment:
- the LOC8082669 gene encoding uncharacterized protein LOC8082669 isoform X2, with the protein MVETRRSAAAKRPAAGEEQEDKGAPASPAPAPTEDPAAGPGAADDVASSQPPKRAKVGCAEADTVKPSVAPAAAGAVVGLPNTAGLQALTGAMDKLEALLRSKEAQSNQAGHKRGTNNDKDVSAIKRAMDLSEDLSAKIKKTKDKVAGILNKPQAAGTSKRQEPWCRLISQYSMHPTLSIYGALFTIGHGAHHDFRLGESSTASPVCRLKQAKRGALLEVFESKVVRVNGKSLDKAAKVTLNGGDEIIFRSPVRHAYIFEQLHQEKSSTPVLSSTCSVQQGQRSHFKDIQDLLSSKGRKVSTFYFGRGPSADPLMLNSCKTMEGRCQFSSEDNISSGRCQLVKEDLINATVDASDISESFDSCPYYLSEHTKCALMSSAYVHLHCKNYFKFTKDISSLSQRVLLSGPTGTDIYQEYLVKALAKYFGARLLTVDSSMLFGGQTSKESESYKKGDRVRYIGSLQSTGIILDGQSPPDFGSQGEIFLPFEENRSSKVGVRFDKKILGGNDLGGNCEVDHGLFCPVDSLCPDIPGWEVTSKHPFDVIVEFISEEIRQGPLILFLKDTEKICGNNDSYHGLKSKLKHFPAGAFIIGSQIQPDNRKEKANGSSPFLSKFPYSQAILDLALQDIDGGNDNNKETSKAMKHLIKLFPNKVTLEAPQDETELSRWNQMLNRDIEVLKGNANISKLRSFLTRVGLECTDLEAILVKDRILTNECIDKIIGFALSHQLKNCTNPDPSLSSVQFALSSESLKHGVDMLESIQSGSKSSTKRKSLKDIVTENEFEKRLLADVIPPHEIGVTFEDIGALESVKDTLKELVMLPLQRPELFNRGQLMKPCKGILLFGPPGTGKTMLAKAVATEAGANFINISMSSISSKWLGEGEKFVKAVFSLASKIAPSVIFVDEVDGMLGRRENPGEHEAMRKMKNEFMVNWDGLRTKEKERVLVLAATNRPFDLDEAVVRRLPRRLMVNLPDASNRRKILSVILAKEDLADDVDLEAIANLTEGYSGSDLKNLCVTAAHRPIREILEKEKKERASAEAENRSLPLSHTSNDVRALRLGDFIHAHEQVCASVSSDSSNMNELVQWNDLYGEGGSRKKTTLSYFM; encoded by the exons ATGGTCGAGACGAGGCGGAGCGCCGCGGCGAAGCGCCCGGCGGCGGGGGAGGAGCAGGAGGACAAGGGCGCGCCGGcatcgccggcgccggcgcccacGGAGGACCCGGCGGCGGGTCCGGGAGCGGCTGACGATGTCGCGTCGTCGCAGCCCCCGAAGCGCGCCAAG GTTGGGTGCGCGGAGGCGGATACCGTGAAGCCATCGGTGGCGCCGGCAGCAGCCGGCGCCGTTGTGGGTCTGCCCAACACGGCTGGGCTGCAGGCGCTGACCGGCGCCATGGACAAGCTGGAGGCCCTCTTGAGGTCCAAGGAGGCTCAGTCCAATCAGGCAG GGCATAAACGGGGCACTAATAATGATAAAGATGTATCCGCGATAAAGAGAGCCATGGATTTGTCCGAGGATTTATCGGCGAAGATAAAGAAAACCAAGGATAAGGTGGCTGGGATATTGAATAAGCCACAGGCTGCAGGCACCAGCAAGCGTCAGGAGCCCTGGTGCAGACTAATTTCACAATATTCCATG CACCCTACCCTTTCTATTTATGGTGCGCTTTTCACTATTGGTCATGGAGCGCATCATGATTTCAGACTGGGCGAGTCATCCACTGCCTCACCTGTTTGTAGACTGAAGCAGGCTAAG CGAGGTGCACTCCTTGAAGTCTTTGAATCCAAAGTTGTTCGTGTAAATGGGAAATCTTTGGACAAGGCTGCCAAGGTTACCTTGAATGGAGGAGATGAAATTATATTCCGTTCACCAGTGAGGCATGCTTAT ATATTTGAGCAACTTCATCAGGAGAAATCTAGCACTCCAGTGTTATCCTCCACTTGCAGTGTACAGCAGGGGCAACGCTCACATTTCAAAGATATTCAGGATCTTTTGTCATCAAAAGGGCGCAAAGTCTCAACCTTTTACTTTGGAAGAG GTCCATCAGCAGACCCACTTATGCTTAATTCATGTAAAACTATGGAGGGTCGATGCCAGTTTAGCTCTGAAGATAATATTTCATCTGGTCGGTGTCAGCTAGTAAAGGAGGATTTGATCAATGCAACGGTTGATGCGAGTGACATCTCTGAGTCATTTGATAGTTGCCCATATTATCTAAG TGAGCATACCAAATGTGCTCTCATGTCATCAGCATATGTACATTTACACTGCAAGAACTACTTCAAGTTTACAAAAGATATATCTTCTCTTAGTCAACGAGTGCTGCTATCTGGCCCAACAG GAACTGATATCTATCAAGAATATCTGGTGAAGGCACTTGCAAAGTATTTTGGTGCTAGATTGCTCACTGTAGATTCTTCCATGCTGTTTGGT GGGCAAACTTCCAAGGAGTCAGAGTCCTACAAAAAGG GTGATAGAGTGAGGTATATTGGTTCATTACAGTCGACAGGCATTATCCTTGATGGACAGAG CCCTCCAGATTTTGGTTCACAGGGTGAAATATTTCTTCCTTTTGAAGAAAATAGATCATCGAAGGTTGGTGTAAGGTTTGATAAAAAAATTCTGGGAGGAAATGATCTTGGAGGCAATTGTGAAGTTGATCATGGTTTGTTCTGTCCAG TTGATTCATTATGCCCCGACATTCCAGGATGGGAGGTTACATCCAAACATCCCTTTGATGTGATAGTTGAG TTCATctctgaagaaattcggcaaggtCCTTTAATCCTTTTTCTTAAGGACACAGAGAAAATTTGTGGGAATAATGATTCCTATCATGGTCTGAAGAGCAAGTTAAAACATTTTCCAGCTGGTGCTTTTATAATTGGATCTCAAATCCAGCCTGACAATCGCAAAGAGAAG GCAAATGGTAGTTCTCCTTTTCTTTCGAAGTTCCCGTACAGCCAAGCTATACTTGACCTCGCATTACAG GACATTGATGGGGGAAATGATAATAATAAAGAAACTTCAAAAGCAATGAAGCATTTGATCAAACTTTTCCCGAATAAAGTGACACTCGAGGCACCACAA GATGAAACGGAGCTTTCGCGGTGGAACCAGATGTTAAACCGAGATATTGAAGTCCTTAAAGGAAATGCAAACATTTCAAAATTACGCTCT TTTCTAACAAGGGTTGGTCTGGAATGCACTGACCTTGAGGCAATATTGGTCAAGGATCGCATTCTTACAAATGAGT GCATTGATAAAATTATTGGTTTTGCTTTGAGCCATCAACTTAAGAACTGTACAAATCCAGACCCCTCTTTGAGCAGTGTGCAGTTTGCTCTATCCAGTGAAAG CCTTAAGCATGGTGTTGACATGTTGGAAAGTATCCAGTCTGGCTCGAAGAGTAGCACCAAAAGGAAATCACTGAAG GATATTGTTACGGAAAACGAATTTGAAAAGAGGCTTCTTGCTGATGTTATCCCTCCACATGAAATTGGTGTTACCTTTGAGGACATTGGAGCTTTAGAAAGTGTCAAAGATACTCTGAAGGAGTTAGTGATGCTTCCTTTGCAAAGACCTGAACTTTTCAACCGAGGACAACTTATGAAG CCATGTAAAGGAATTTTACTTTTTGGCCCACCTGGTACGGGAAAGACAATGCTTGCTAAGGCTGTGGCAACTGAGGCTGGTGCTAATTTCATAAACATATCAATGTCAAGCATCTCTTCGAAG TGGCTTGGTGAAGGAGAAAAATTTGTGAAAGCTGTGTTTTCGCTGGCAAGTAAAATTGCTCCaagtgtaatttttgtggacgAG GTTGATGGCATGCTGGGAAGGCGGGAGAACCCTGGAGAACATGAAGCCATGCGTAAGATGAAAAATGAGTTTATGGTGAACTGGGATGGTctaagaaccaaggagaaagaaCGTGTATTAGTACTTGCTGCAACTAACAGGCCATTTGATCTTGATGAGGCTGTTGTTAGGCGGCTTCCAAGGAG GTTGATGGTGAATTTGCCAGATGCATCAAATAGGAGAAAAATTCTTAGTGTAATACTAGCCAAGGAAGATTTGGCAGATGACGTTGATCTAGAAGCTATAGCTAACTTGACAGAAGGGTACTCTGGTAGTGATCTCAAG AACCTGTGTGTTACTGCTGCTCATCGTCCTATTAGGGAGATTCTTGAAAAGGAGAAGAAG GAGAGAGCTTCAGCAGAAGCAGAAAATAGATCGTTGCCTCTGTCACACACTAGCAATGATGTCCGCGCATTAAGATTAGGTGATTTCATACATGCACACGAACAG GTGTGTGCAAGTGTTTCCTCAGATTCCAGTAACATGAACGAGCTTGTGCAATGGAATGATCTCTATGGAGAAGGCGGGTCGAGGAAAAAGACAACGCTAAGCTACTTCATGTAG
- the LOC8082669 gene encoding uncharacterized protein LOC8082669 isoform X1 yields MVETRRSAAAKRPAAGEEQEDKGAPASPAPAPTEDPAAGPGAADDVASSQPPKRAKVGCAEADTVKPSVAPAAAGAVVGLPNTAGLQALTGAMDKLEALLRSKEAQSNQAGHKRGTNNDKDVSAIKRAMDLSEDLSAKIKKTKDKVAGILNKPQAAGTSKRQEPWCRLISQYSMHPTLSIYGALFTIGHGAHHDFRLGESSTASPVCRLKQAKRGALLEVFESKVVRVNGKSLDKAAKVTLNGGDEIIFRSPVRHAYIFEQLHQEKSSTPVLSSTCSVQQGQRSHFKDIQDLLSSKGRKVSTFYFGRGRSSLLPSGPSADPLMLNSCKTMEGRCQFSSEDNISSGRCQLVKEDLINATVDASDISESFDSCPYYLSEHTKCALMSSAYVHLHCKNYFKFTKDISSLSQRVLLSGPTGTDIYQEYLVKALAKYFGARLLTVDSSMLFGGQTSKESESYKKGDRVRYIGSLQSTGIILDGQSPPDFGSQGEIFLPFEENRSSKVGVRFDKKILGGNDLGGNCEVDHGLFCPVDSLCPDIPGWEVTSKHPFDVIVEFISEEIRQGPLILFLKDTEKICGNNDSYHGLKSKLKHFPAGAFIIGSQIQPDNRKEKANGSSPFLSKFPYSQAILDLALQDIDGGNDNNKETSKAMKHLIKLFPNKVTLEAPQDETELSRWNQMLNRDIEVLKGNANISKLRSFLTRVGLECTDLEAILVKDRILTNECIDKIIGFALSHQLKNCTNPDPSLSSVQFALSSESLKHGVDMLESIQSGSKSSTKRKSLKDIVTENEFEKRLLADVIPPHEIGVTFEDIGALESVKDTLKELVMLPLQRPELFNRGQLMKPCKGILLFGPPGTGKTMLAKAVATEAGANFINISMSSISSKWLGEGEKFVKAVFSLASKIAPSVIFVDEVDGMLGRRENPGEHEAMRKMKNEFMVNWDGLRTKEKERVLVLAATNRPFDLDEAVVRRLPRRLMVNLPDASNRRKILSVILAKEDLADDVDLEAIANLTEGYSGSDLKNLCVTAAHRPIREILEKEKKERASAEAENRSLPLSHTSNDVRALRLGDFIHAHEQVCASVSSDSSNMNELVQWNDLYGEGGSRKKTTLSYFM; encoded by the exons ATGGTCGAGACGAGGCGGAGCGCCGCGGCGAAGCGCCCGGCGGCGGGGGAGGAGCAGGAGGACAAGGGCGCGCCGGcatcgccggcgccggcgcccacGGAGGACCCGGCGGCGGGTCCGGGAGCGGCTGACGATGTCGCGTCGTCGCAGCCCCCGAAGCGCGCCAAG GTTGGGTGCGCGGAGGCGGATACCGTGAAGCCATCGGTGGCGCCGGCAGCAGCCGGCGCCGTTGTGGGTCTGCCCAACACGGCTGGGCTGCAGGCGCTGACCGGCGCCATGGACAAGCTGGAGGCCCTCTTGAGGTCCAAGGAGGCTCAGTCCAATCAGGCAG GGCATAAACGGGGCACTAATAATGATAAAGATGTATCCGCGATAAAGAGAGCCATGGATTTGTCCGAGGATTTATCGGCGAAGATAAAGAAAACCAAGGATAAGGTGGCTGGGATATTGAATAAGCCACAGGCTGCAGGCACCAGCAAGCGTCAGGAGCCCTGGTGCAGACTAATTTCACAATATTCCATG CACCCTACCCTTTCTATTTATGGTGCGCTTTTCACTATTGGTCATGGAGCGCATCATGATTTCAGACTGGGCGAGTCATCCACTGCCTCACCTGTTTGTAGACTGAAGCAGGCTAAG CGAGGTGCACTCCTTGAAGTCTTTGAATCCAAAGTTGTTCGTGTAAATGGGAAATCTTTGGACAAGGCTGCCAAGGTTACCTTGAATGGAGGAGATGAAATTATATTCCGTTCACCAGTGAGGCATGCTTAT ATATTTGAGCAACTTCATCAGGAGAAATCTAGCACTCCAGTGTTATCCTCCACTTGCAGTGTACAGCAGGGGCAACGCTCACATTTCAAAGATATTCAGGATCTTTTGTCATCAAAAGGGCGCAAAGTCTCAACCTTTTACTTTGGAAGAGGTCGGTCTTCATTGTTGCCTAGTG GTCCATCAGCAGACCCACTTATGCTTAATTCATGTAAAACTATGGAGGGTCGATGCCAGTTTAGCTCTGAAGATAATATTTCATCTGGTCGGTGTCAGCTAGTAAAGGAGGATTTGATCAATGCAACGGTTGATGCGAGTGACATCTCTGAGTCATTTGATAGTTGCCCATATTATCTAAG TGAGCATACCAAATGTGCTCTCATGTCATCAGCATATGTACATTTACACTGCAAGAACTACTTCAAGTTTACAAAAGATATATCTTCTCTTAGTCAACGAGTGCTGCTATCTGGCCCAACAG GAACTGATATCTATCAAGAATATCTGGTGAAGGCACTTGCAAAGTATTTTGGTGCTAGATTGCTCACTGTAGATTCTTCCATGCTGTTTGGT GGGCAAACTTCCAAGGAGTCAGAGTCCTACAAAAAGG GTGATAGAGTGAGGTATATTGGTTCATTACAGTCGACAGGCATTATCCTTGATGGACAGAG CCCTCCAGATTTTGGTTCACAGGGTGAAATATTTCTTCCTTTTGAAGAAAATAGATCATCGAAGGTTGGTGTAAGGTTTGATAAAAAAATTCTGGGAGGAAATGATCTTGGAGGCAATTGTGAAGTTGATCATGGTTTGTTCTGTCCAG TTGATTCATTATGCCCCGACATTCCAGGATGGGAGGTTACATCCAAACATCCCTTTGATGTGATAGTTGAG TTCATctctgaagaaattcggcaaggtCCTTTAATCCTTTTTCTTAAGGACACAGAGAAAATTTGTGGGAATAATGATTCCTATCATGGTCTGAAGAGCAAGTTAAAACATTTTCCAGCTGGTGCTTTTATAATTGGATCTCAAATCCAGCCTGACAATCGCAAAGAGAAG GCAAATGGTAGTTCTCCTTTTCTTTCGAAGTTCCCGTACAGCCAAGCTATACTTGACCTCGCATTACAG GACATTGATGGGGGAAATGATAATAATAAAGAAACTTCAAAAGCAATGAAGCATTTGATCAAACTTTTCCCGAATAAAGTGACACTCGAGGCACCACAA GATGAAACGGAGCTTTCGCGGTGGAACCAGATGTTAAACCGAGATATTGAAGTCCTTAAAGGAAATGCAAACATTTCAAAATTACGCTCT TTTCTAACAAGGGTTGGTCTGGAATGCACTGACCTTGAGGCAATATTGGTCAAGGATCGCATTCTTACAAATGAGT GCATTGATAAAATTATTGGTTTTGCTTTGAGCCATCAACTTAAGAACTGTACAAATCCAGACCCCTCTTTGAGCAGTGTGCAGTTTGCTCTATCCAGTGAAAG CCTTAAGCATGGTGTTGACATGTTGGAAAGTATCCAGTCTGGCTCGAAGAGTAGCACCAAAAGGAAATCACTGAAG GATATTGTTACGGAAAACGAATTTGAAAAGAGGCTTCTTGCTGATGTTATCCCTCCACATGAAATTGGTGTTACCTTTGAGGACATTGGAGCTTTAGAAAGTGTCAAAGATACTCTGAAGGAGTTAGTGATGCTTCCTTTGCAAAGACCTGAACTTTTCAACCGAGGACAACTTATGAAG CCATGTAAAGGAATTTTACTTTTTGGCCCACCTGGTACGGGAAAGACAATGCTTGCTAAGGCTGTGGCAACTGAGGCTGGTGCTAATTTCATAAACATATCAATGTCAAGCATCTCTTCGAAG TGGCTTGGTGAAGGAGAAAAATTTGTGAAAGCTGTGTTTTCGCTGGCAAGTAAAATTGCTCCaagtgtaatttttgtggacgAG GTTGATGGCATGCTGGGAAGGCGGGAGAACCCTGGAGAACATGAAGCCATGCGTAAGATGAAAAATGAGTTTATGGTGAACTGGGATGGTctaagaaccaaggagaaagaaCGTGTATTAGTACTTGCTGCAACTAACAGGCCATTTGATCTTGATGAGGCTGTTGTTAGGCGGCTTCCAAGGAG GTTGATGGTGAATTTGCCAGATGCATCAAATAGGAGAAAAATTCTTAGTGTAATACTAGCCAAGGAAGATTTGGCAGATGACGTTGATCTAGAAGCTATAGCTAACTTGACAGAAGGGTACTCTGGTAGTGATCTCAAG AACCTGTGTGTTACTGCTGCTCATCGTCCTATTAGGGAGATTCTTGAAAAGGAGAAGAAG GAGAGAGCTTCAGCAGAAGCAGAAAATAGATCGTTGCCTCTGTCACACACTAGCAATGATGTCCGCGCATTAAGATTAGGTGATTTCATACATGCACACGAACAG GTGTGTGCAAGTGTTTCCTCAGATTCCAGTAACATGAACGAGCTTGTGCAATGGAATGATCTCTATGGAGAAGGCGGGTCGAGGAAAAAGACAACGCTAAGCTACTTCATGTAG
- the LOC8082826 gene encoding uncharacterized protein LOC8082826 yields the protein MCTSSLKLWRAMVRVHSASSQGLGLGAAGPVAPPPDHHQPAAAAAAAVRPRPRRVHGQPEVFTIWMKSLVLNGSGCTVYDSAGSIVYRVDNYGARRAADVCLMDVAGNVVLQILKKKVTKLIFIN from the coding sequence ATGTGCACCAGCAGCTTGAAGCTGTGGAGGGCGATGgtgagggtgcactcggcgtcgTCGCAGGGGCTGGGCCTCGGCGCGGCCGGGCCCGTCGCTCCACCACCTGATCATCACCagccagcggcagcggcagcggcggcggtacggccacggccacggcggGTGCACGGGCAGCCGGAGGTGTTCACCATCTGGATGAAGTCGCTGGTTCTCAACGGCAGCGGCTGCACCGTCTACGACTCCGCCGGGAGCATCGTCTACCGCGTCGACAACTACGgcgcccgccgcgccgccgaCGTCTGCCTCATGGACGTCGCCGGCAACGTCGTCCTACAGATACTCAAGAAGAAGGTGACCAAActtatatttattaattag